In Streptomyces capitiformicae, one genomic interval encodes:
- the xylB gene encoding xylulokinase, with amino-acid sequence MSAAEGPLVVGVDSSTQSTKALVVDVSTGRVVASGQAPHTVSSGAGRESDPRQWWDALCEALSQCGNAAREAAAVSIGGQQHGLVALDAQGEPVRPALLWNDVRSAPQASRLVEELGGAKAWAERAGSVPGPSFTVTKWAWLAENEPEAVRATAAVRLPHDYLTERLTGQGTTDRGDASGTGWWASATEAYDEEVLAHVGLDPTLLPRVVRPGEVAGTVRDAHDLPFSKGTLVAPGTGDNAAAALGLGLRPGTPVLSLGTSGTVYAVSKHRPADPTGTVAGFADAHGDWLPLACTLNCTQAVDRVAALLGLDREAVEPGTGVTLLPYLDGERTPNLPNASGLLHGLRHDTTGGQLLQAAYDGAVHSLLGALDLVLDADADTSAPLLLIGGGARGTAWQQTVRRLSGRAVQVPEAKELVALGAAAQAAGLLTGEDPAAVARRWDTARGPVLDAVERDEETLARISGVLSDAAPLLERGPGGR; translated from the coding sequence ATGTCAGCAGCCGAGGGTCCGCTCGTCGTCGGTGTGGACTCGTCCACACAGTCCACCAAGGCCCTGGTCGTCGACGTGTCGACCGGACGGGTGGTGGCGAGTGGGCAGGCGCCGCACACCGTGTCCTCCGGGGCGGGCCGTGAGAGTGATCCGCGCCAGTGGTGGGACGCGTTGTGCGAGGCGCTGAGCCAGTGCGGGAATGCGGCACGCGAGGCCGCGGCGGTGTCGATCGGCGGCCAGCAGCACGGCCTCGTCGCCCTCGACGCCCAGGGCGAGCCGGTCCGCCCGGCCCTGCTGTGGAACGACGTGCGCTCGGCGCCGCAGGCGAGCCGCCTGGTCGAGGAGCTGGGCGGCGCCAAGGCCTGGGCCGAGCGTGCCGGAAGCGTGCCAGGGCCGTCGTTCACCGTGACGAAGTGGGCCTGGCTGGCCGAGAACGAGCCCGAGGCGGTCCGGGCCACCGCCGCCGTACGACTCCCGCACGACTACCTGACCGAGCGCCTGACGGGCCAGGGCACGACCGACCGCGGAGACGCCTCCGGAACCGGCTGGTGGGCGTCGGCGACCGAGGCGTACGACGAGGAGGTCCTCGCTCACGTGGGGCTTGACCCGACGTTGCTGCCCCGCGTCGTCCGGCCGGGCGAGGTGGCCGGGACCGTGCGGGACGCCCACGACCTGCCGTTCTCCAAGGGCACCCTGGTCGCTCCCGGTACCGGTGACAACGCGGCCGCCGCGCTGGGGCTCGGGCTGCGGCCCGGCACCCCGGTGCTGAGCCTCGGCACCTCCGGCACGGTGTACGCCGTCTCCAAGCATCGCCCCGCCGACCCGACCGGCACGGTGGCGGGCTTCGCCGACGCGCACGGGGACTGGCTTCCGCTGGCCTGCACCCTGAACTGCACCCAGGCCGTCGACCGCGTCGCCGCCCTGCTGGGCCTGGACCGCGAGGCCGTGGAGCCCGGCACGGGCGTCACCCTGCTCCCCTACCTGGACGGCGAACGCACCCCGAACCTGCCGAACGCCTCGGGCCTGCTGCACGGGCTGCGACACGACACGACCGGCGGTCAACTGCTCCAGGCCGCGTACGACGGCGCTGTCCACTCCCTGCTCGGCGCCCTCGACCTGGTGCTGGACGCGGACGCGGACACCTCCGCGCCGCTGCTGCTCATCGGCGGTGGCGCGCGGGGCACGGCCTGGCAGCAGACCGTACGGCGGCTGTCAGGGCGCGCCGTGCAGGTCCCCGAGGCCAAGGAACTGGTTGCGCTGGGCGCCGCCGCACAGGCCGCGGGGCTGCTCACCGGCGAGGACCCGGCCGCGGTCGCCCGCCGCTGGGACACCGCCCGTGGGCCGGTGCTGGACGCCGTGGAGCGGGACGAGGAGACGCTGGCCAGGATCAGCGGGGTACTCTCCGACGCGGCTCCGCTGCTGGAGCGCGGGCCCGGCGGGCGCTGA